Proteins co-encoded in one Anabaena sphaerica FACHB-251 genomic window:
- a CDS encoding HpsJ family protein has protein sequence MVNRVASSNTSLALKVIGIVCILSFFVDFVILLLGFSPTDKQAQIGLSTALVDRGIVPMVGLGMILAAYWFDSAETGSDRSGMNLKFPSLILSSILGLMFLLIFPLHLNNVRQASTQRVNQISQDAQQAESQLNNQLSQFLTQLNNDQAKAQLEQARSQAKAQFTELIKDEQRYKQALDNPQLPAEQKELLKKFKANPQELDKFIAQQTDPNEVAKQRISQIRQRKEEAEKQAKDNAWKSGLRIGISSLLLSIGYMIIGWTGLKGMGALQGGKRKAPAR, from the coding sequence ATGGTTAACCGTGTTGCTTCCTCGAATACTTCGCTCGCACTCAAGGTAATTGGGATAGTTTGTATTTTGTCTTTTTTCGTTGATTTTGTGATTTTGTTGTTGGGTTTCAGTCCCACTGATAAGCAAGCACAAATCGGCTTATCAACAGCCTTGGTTGATAGGGGAATCGTGCCAATGGTGGGTTTAGGGATGATATTGGCTGCATATTGGTTTGACAGTGCGGAGACAGGTAGCGATCGCTCTGGTATGAATTTAAAATTTCCATCTTTGATCCTCTCCAGCATCTTGGGTTTGATGTTTTTGTTGATTTTTCCTCTCCACCTCAACAATGTCCGTCAAGCTAGTACACAAAGAGTCAATCAAATTTCTCAAGATGCCCAACAAGCAGAATCTCAACTTAACAACCAGCTGTCTCAATTTCTCACTCAGCTAAATAATGATCAGGCCAAAGCTCAGTTAGAACAAGCACGAAGCCAAGCTAAAGCCCAGTTTACTGAACTGATCAAGGACGAGCAGAGATACAAGCAAGCACTTGATAACCCTCAACTGCCCGCAGAGCAAAAGGAATTACTCAAGAAATTTAAAGCTAATCCCCAAGAATTGGACAAATTTATTGCCCAACAAACAGATCCTAATGAAGTAGCCAAACAAAGAATCAGCCAAATTCGCCAACGCAAAGAAGAAGCTGAAAAACAAGCCAAAGACAATGCTTGGAAGTCTGGACTACGGATAGGTATCAGCAGCTTATTGTTATCTATCGGTTATATGATCATCGGTTGGACAGGGTTAAAAGGTATGGGTGCTTTACAAGGCGGGAAACGGAAAGCTCCAGCGCGTTAG
- a CDS encoding DUF4437 domain-containing protein → MDNQHYSTNSAETAILLNVPIIKEDWGGDGRGRMNLSGRKTAISPEYVPRKYQFFDTNSIAEEKKWLIKGMPNNVKSGSRKLLTWHNCGASTSRVILPSQFQAPSGIFTADLELFILKGTIQIGEWKLTKHCYSFIPAGVKLGDWQVLGNEDVEILWMENGSAQYKNLENNHPDARLNEFIPILDSKLLPWGKTDTVQFEVAKKKYLRRDANGGGVWLLAILPHYDGINQMVQAYNEEDYILGGYLDIGNDHLIQDYYCYCPSFSTLPRHITDDGGLFFVRIDRDLSKVGTVLSYANGN, encoded by the coding sequence ATGGACAATCAACATTATTCTACAAATTCAGCAGAAACAGCAATATTATTAAATGTACCAATCATTAAAGAAGACTGGGGTGGAGATGGTAGAGGAAGAATGAATTTATCTGGCAGAAAAACCGCTATTTCTCCAGAATATGTACCGCGAAAATATCAATTTTTTGACACAAATAGTATAGCAGAAGAAAAAAAATGGCTCATCAAAGGAATGCCAAATAACGTAAAATCTGGAAGTCGAAAACTACTAACTTGGCATAATTGCGGTGCGTCTACTTCCAGAGTTATTTTACCATCCCAATTTCAAGCACCATCGGGTATATTTACAGCAGATTTAGAACTGTTTATTTTAAAAGGTACAATTCAAATAGGTGAATGGAAACTAACTAAACATTGCTATTCTTTTATTCCCGCAGGAGTGAAATTAGGAGATTGGCAAGTATTAGGTAATGAAGATGTAGAAATTCTGTGGATGGAAAACGGTTCAGCACAATACAAGAACCTAGAAAATAATCATCCAGATGCTAGGTTAAATGAATTTATTCCCATTTTGGATAGTAAATTATTACCTTGGGGCAAAACCGATACAGTTCAATTTGAAGTTGCAAAAAAGAAATATTTGCGAAGAGATGCTAACGGTGGAGGAGTGTGGTTACTGGCTATATTACCACATTATGATGGAATAAATCAAATGGTTCAAGCATACAATGAAGAAGATTACATTTTAGGTGGATATTTGGACATAGGAAATGATCATTTGATTCAGGATTACTATTGTTATTGTCCCAGTTTTAGCACTCTTCCTAGACATATCACAGATGATGGGGGCTTATTTTTTGTCAGAATTGATAGAGATTTATCAAAAGTAGGTACAGTTTTATCTTATGCAAATGGAAATTAA
- a CDS encoding TIGR04282 family arsenosugar biosynthesis glycosyltransferase: MQKSLTNSKQHLIIFTRYPEPGTTKTRLTPALGDVGAANLQKQMTEHTILQVKELQTISAITVEVRFAGGNWELMQNWLGLGFVYQTQGEGDLGQRMMRSLADALGSHAERVIIIGTDCPGINCHILTSAFEKLQLCDLVLGPALDGGYYLIGLRRVIPELFSQIPWGTAQVFPKTVEIAQQLNLSSIYLPTLADVDRPEDLPVWQHIFVGDNNSNKF, encoded by the coding sequence GTGCAGAAATCACTAACTAACTCCAAACAGCATCTAATTATTTTTACCCGTTATCCAGAACCAGGGACGACAAAAACCAGACTGACACCTGCTTTGGGAGATGTTGGTGCTGCTAATCTCCAGAAGCAAATGACTGAACATACTATATTGCAGGTAAAAGAATTACAAACCATATCTGCTATAACTGTGGAAGTGCGGTTTGCAGGGGGTAATTGGGAACTAATGCAAAATTGGTTGGGTCTTGGTTTTGTGTATCAAACTCAAGGTGAAGGCGATTTAGGTCAGCGGATGATGCGATCGCTTGCAGATGCTCTTGGTAGCCATGCAGAACGGGTAATCATCATTGGTACTGATTGCCCTGGTATCAATTGTCATATTTTAACATCAGCCTTTGAGAAACTGCAACTTTGTGACCTGGTGTTAGGACCTGCACTGGATGGTGGTTATTACTTGATCGGTTTACGCCGAGTCATCCCAGAGTTGTTTTCTCAAATCCCATGGGGAACGGCTCAAGTATTCCCAAAAACTGTAGAAATTGCCCAGCAACTTAATTTATCATCTATATACTTACCTACTTTAGCTGATGTTGACCGTCCCGAAGATTTACCTGTTTGGCAACACATATTTGTAGGTGACAACAATTCAAACAAGTTCTAA
- the ftsY gene encoding signal recognition particle-docking protein FtsY — protein sequence MVFNWFRRQHNDSSETPQPPQPQGETPPTQETQPEPAAETTPDTADLLAYAKAAYKNIQQKQQYQIPEAAPAEAAITEEIIETPTEERTSPTQPTETSVNEQAAPAPITEETQETVAGEVAALTQAAETSVNEQAAPAAITEKSEVTSPETPVSDIQPVTLSFLERAAAERQAKQERLIASAVEVEEPETTSTLASTTTTPEIEADIPELEFDDGFVWSVEVLAAQGRRAEDVSIEEITWLKKLRQGLDKTRRNILNQLKSIVGQGPLNQAAVAEIEALLLQADVGVEATDFIIDALQKKLRDEVTPPEQAIAYLKKILRDMLDAPNQATPKSSFAPEKDNLTIWLITGVNGAGKTTTIGKIAHLAQKSDYKCLIGAADTFRAAAVEQVKVWGTRSGVEVIANPGKNTDPAAVVFDAIAAAQSRGTELLLIDTAGRLQNKKNLMDELSKIRRIIDKKAPNAHVESLLVLDSTLGQNGLRQAEVFSQAAQLSGVVLTKLDGTAKGGVALAVVKQLGLPIRFIGAGEGIEDLRPFSSYEFVEALLNG from the coding sequence ATGGTTTTTAATTGGTTCCGCCGTCAACATAACGATTCTTCTGAAACCCCCCAACCACCACAACCACAGGGGGAAACTCCACCTACACAAGAAACACAGCCAGAACCAGCCGCAGAAACCACACCAGACACGGCGGACTTGTTGGCTTATGCTAAAGCCGCCTATAAAAATATTCAGCAAAAACAACAATATCAGATTCCAGAAGCTGCACCAGCAGAAGCAGCTATTACTGAAGAAATCATAGAAACTCCCACAGAGGAAAGAACTTCACCAACACAGCCGACAGAAACATCTGTTAATGAACAAGCAGCACCAGCACCTATTACTGAAGAAACGCAAGAAACAGTAGCGGGGGAGGTCGCTGCACTAACACAGGCGGCAGAAACATCTGTTAATGAACAAGCAGCACCAGCAGCTATTACTGAAAAATCAGAAGTTACCAGCCCAGAAACTCCTGTCAGCGATATACAACCAGTAACTCTATCCTTTTTAGAACGGGCAGCCGCCGAAAGGCAAGCCAAGCAGGAAAGATTGATAGCCAGTGCCGTTGAAGTTGAAGAACCAGAAACAACCTCAACTCTGGCATCGACTACAACCACACCAGAGATAGAGGCAGACATTCCCGAACTAGAATTTGATGATGGGTTTGTGTGGTCGGTAGAAGTTTTGGCAGCCCAAGGCAGACGGGCAGAAGATGTTTCCATAGAAGAAATTACCTGGCTGAAAAAATTACGCCAAGGTTTAGATAAAACTCGGCGGAATATCCTCAACCAACTCAAATCAATTGTTGGTCAAGGACCTTTAAATCAAGCTGCTGTAGCTGAAATTGAAGCATTACTCTTGCAAGCAGATGTGGGTGTAGAAGCCACAGATTTTATTATTGATGCCCTACAGAAAAAACTGCGGGATGAAGTCACCCCACCAGAACAAGCGATCGCTTACCTGAAAAAAATCCTCCGGGATATGCTAGATGCACCAAATCAAGCAACTCCAAAATCTAGCTTTGCCCCAGAAAAAGACAACTTAACTATTTGGTTAATTACAGGAGTCAACGGCGCTGGTAAAACCACCACAATCGGGAAAATAGCTCATTTAGCCCAAAAATCAGATTATAAATGTTTAATAGGTGCTGCTGACACCTTCCGCGCAGCCGCCGTCGAACAAGTCAAAGTTTGGGGAACAAGAAGCGGTGTAGAAGTTATTGCTAATCCTGGGAAGAATACAGATCCAGCTGCAGTGGTATTTGATGCGATCGCTGCTGCCCAATCACGAGGAACCGAATTACTATTAATAGATACCGCTGGAAGACTGCAAAACAAGAAAAACCTCATGGACGAATTGAGTAAAATTCGCCGCATCATCGACAAAAAAGCCCCAAATGCCCATGTAGAATCACTTTTAGTTCTAGATTCTACCTTGGGACAAAATGGACTGCGACAAGCTGAAGTATTTTCCCAAGCTGCCCAACTCAGCGGTGTTGTCTTAACCAAGCTAGATGGTACAGCTAAAGGAGGGGTGGCCTTAGCTGTTGTCAAACAGTTAGGTTTACCGATTCGCTTTATTGGTGCTGGAGAAGGAATTGAAGATTTACGTCCATTCTCTAGTTATGAGTTTGTTGAAGCACTTTTAAATGGGTGA
- the nusB gene encoding transcription antitermination factor NusB, with the protein MQRRKPQQIARELALLSLSQLPVNPKKLEKLPDEQLVAKLVLGAVRTLTTEVQDTLNNAAGELQRSNDRLLTSQTRASDLNTARTMLQEAITYTQTAINQLGTAVDFPELIQLANQDRDVRNYAKELVITVDENRNLIDKIISEALVDWQVTRLAQIDRDILQIAVAEMNFMGVPASIAINEAVELAKRYSGDDGHRFINGVLRRVTEQKQTA; encoded by the coding sequence ATGCAACGTCGTAAACCCCAGCAAATAGCGCGCGAACTGGCACTGTTAAGCCTGAGCCAGCTGCCAGTAAACCCCAAGAAATTGGAGAAACTGCCTGACGAACAACTAGTAGCCAAATTAGTCCTGGGAGCAGTCCGCACTCTGACTACAGAAGTGCAAGACACCCTCAATAATGCAGCAGGAGAACTCCAACGCAGTAATGATCGCCTTTTAACTAGCCAAACGCGGGCTTCAGACCTGAATACAGCTAGAACCATGCTCCAAGAAGCGATCACATACACCCAAACAGCCATCAATCAATTGGGTACAGCCGTTGATTTCCCAGAATTAATTCAGTTAGCTAATCAAGATAGGGACGTTCGTAATTACGCTAAAGAACTAGTGATTACCGTTGATGAAAACCGCAATCTGATTGATAAGATAATTTCTGAAGCTTTAGTAGATTGGCAAGTAACACGTCTAGCCCAAATCGATAGGGATATCCTGCAAATCGCCGTAGCAGAAATGAACTTCATGGGAGTTCCTGCCAGTATTGCCATCAACGAAGCAGTAGAATTAGCCAAACGTTACAGTGGCGATGACGGGCATCGCTTTATTAATGGTGTCCTGCGCCGCGTCACAGAACAGAAACAGACCGCATAG
- a CDS encoding glycosyltransferase family 2 protein gives MLSIYILTYNEELDIAACIESAMLSDDIMVVDSCSSDRTVEIASRYPVRLVQHAFESHGKQRTWMLESVAPKYEWVYILEADERMTPELFAECVAATKNPDYIAYYVAERVMFMNRWIRYSTQYPRYQLRLFRHGKVWFTDYGHTEREVCDGATGFLKETYPHYTCSKGLTRWIEKHNRYSTDEAKETLYQLQNGKVNWRGLFFGKSEVERRRALKDLSLRTPVRPMIRFIYMYFFLGGCLDGRPGLAWCTLQTFYEYLILLKVWEMKYLPTPSLVIDESSQDESQIIN, from the coding sequence ATGTTATCAATTTACATACTTACCTATAACGAAGAGCTAGATATTGCCGCTTGTATTGAGTCAGCAATGCTGTCCGATGACATTATGGTTGTAGACTCTTGCAGTAGCGATCGCACTGTAGAAATCGCCAGTCGTTATCCTGTCCGCCTCGTCCAACACGCTTTTGAAAGCCACGGTAAACAACGCACCTGGATGTTAGAATCAGTTGCTCCCAAATATGAATGGGTGTACATTCTCGAAGCTGACGAACGAATGACACCTGAACTATTTGCTGAGTGCGTAGCCGCAACTAAAAATCCTGACTATATTGCCTACTATGTTGCGGAAAGGGTGATGTTTATGAATCGTTGGATTCGCTATAGTACCCAATATCCCCGTTATCAATTACGTCTTTTCCGTCACGGTAAAGTTTGGTTTACAGACTATGGCCATACAGAAAGAGAAGTTTGTGATGGTGCAACCGGCTTTCTCAAAGAAACCTATCCTCATTACACTTGCAGCAAAGGCTTAACTCGCTGGATTGAAAAACATAACCGTTATTCTACTGATGAAGCTAAGGAAACTTTGTATCAATTACAAAACGGAAAAGTTAACTGGCGAGGTTTATTTTTCGGAAAATCGGAAGTAGAAAGACGACGCGCCCTCAAAGATTTATCTTTGCGTACACCAGTCAGACCAATGATACGCTTTATTTATATGTACTTTTTCTTAGGTGGCTGCTTAGACGGACGACCTGGTTTAGCTTGGTGTACTTTACAAACATTCTACGAATACCTGATTTTACTGAAAGTCTGGGAAATGAAATATCTACCCACACCCAGCCTAGTTATTGACGAATCTAGCCAGGATGAGAGCCAAATCATAAATTAA
- a CDS encoding DUF502 domain-containing protein → MVIERLKQDLKNDLIAGLLVVIPLATTIWLTITIASWVVNFLTQIPKQLNPFDGLHPILVNVLNFVVGLAVPLLSILVIGLMARNIVGKWLLDFGERILQAIPLAGQVYKTLKQLLETVLKDSNGKFRRVVLLEYPRRGIWAIAFVTGVISSDIQAQMNQPMLSVFIPTTPNPTTGWYAVVPEDEVVNLSMSIEDAFKIVVSGGIVAPNTGISPLVLPAALSTRETKNHVISVEEA, encoded by the coding sequence TTGGTAATTGAACGCCTGAAACAGGACTTAAAAAATGACCTGATTGCTGGTTTGTTGGTGGTAATTCCCCTAGCAACTACCATCTGGCTGACCATTACTATTGCCAGTTGGGTAGTTAATTTTCTCACCCAAATCCCCAAACAGCTGAATCCCTTTGATGGTCTACACCCTATATTAGTAAATGTACTGAATTTTGTAGTCGGACTGGCTGTACCACTACTGAGCATCCTAGTGATTGGCTTGATGGCTCGGAATATAGTTGGTAAGTGGTTGCTAGATTTTGGGGAGAGGATATTGCAAGCTATTCCCTTAGCTGGTCAGGTATACAAAACCCTCAAGCAATTATTAGAAACAGTCCTCAAAGATTCCAACGGCAAATTTCGCCGTGTGGTTTTATTAGAGTATCCCAGACGGGGAATTTGGGCGATCGCCTTTGTCACTGGTGTAATTAGCAGTGATATCCAAGCGCAGATGAATCAACCTATGTTGAGCGTTTTTATCCCCACTACCCCCAACCCTACCACTGGATGGTATGCAGTAGTGCCAGAAGACGAAGTAGTAAACCTCTCGATGTCCATAGAAGACGCTTTTAAAATTGTAGTCTCAGGTGGTATCGTTGCCCCCAATACAGGCATATCTCCATTGGTTTTACCAGCCGCACTGTCAACAAGAGAAACCAAAAATCATGTTATTTCTGTAGAAGAAGCCTAA
- a CDS encoding pilus assembly FimT family protein: MNKRCKLSFYQSSSGFTLLENLIVLFLIGILAAILAPSWLSFVNTRRLNIAQSQVYQAIRQAQSQAKKDKLTVQASFREQNGILQWAVHPASLTPANAVWNSLDSNIQLDNETTLPESDNIKNIQFDDLGSVRKPPLGRITLSSKSGGKAKRCVFVSTILGTLRTAKENPTAESGRYCY; this comes from the coding sequence ATGAATAAAAGGTGCAAATTATCTTTTTATCAATCAAGTAGCGGCTTTACTTTACTGGAAAATTTAATTGTTCTTTTTCTGATTGGTATATTGGCAGCAATACTAGCACCAAGTTGGCTTTCTTTTGTGAATACTCGTCGTCTCAACATTGCTCAAAGTCAAGTTTACCAAGCGATTCGTCAAGCTCAAAGCCAAGCTAAAAAGGATAAATTGACTGTTCAGGCGAGTTTTCGGGAACAAAATGGTATACTTCAATGGGCAGTTCATCCAGCTAGTCTCACCCCAGCAAATGCTGTATGGAATAGTTTAGATTCTAATATTCAGTTAGATAATGAAACAACTTTACCAGAGTCTGATAATATAAAAAATATTCAGTTTGATGATTTAGGCAGTGTGAGAAAACCCCCTTTAGGTAGAATCACCCTATCCAGTAAGTCTGGTGGAAAAGCAAAGCGTTGTGTTTTTGTATCCACAATTTTAGGGACTCTGAGAACAGCAAAAGAAAATCCTACTGCTGAAAGTGGCAGGTATTGTTATTAA
- a CDS encoding SpoIIE family protein phosphatase — MSQVPSHSTEINTSATTDVTPVVALKELVARLHREQNKIQDLLSSLGFALRSFNNLNQFLELIPLMATRVTDADGSALFLYKPNGQIRLEQLHWQDSQQRKNIRKALENASSQITLLPNSAPLTATTGILDDQMHRYLGPDVQIFGTAILVKHTERGWLYVLSRDPDYSWTETRQKLVRLVADQTAVAIENDELAVELRKKERLDQELEIGAEIQRRLLPRQCPSLPGAVLAARCKPANRVGGDYYDFIPTNNNQLKSNNNSSAEDARWALVIGDVMGKGVPAGLIMTMLRGMLRGEVLHGNSAAGILQNLNRVMYADLENSHRFVTMFYSEYDPKTRVLSYSNAAHNPPLWWHAATKTVSRLDTLGMLIGLDANSQYEDGEALLEPGDTVIYYTDGLTDAAAASGDRFDEDNFVTSFNAACRYCNGPQEIVDYLFDKVQEFIGPDRQNTDDMTLVILQICE; from the coding sequence GTGTCTCAAGTTCCTTCTCACTCCACTGAAATTAATACTAGTGCCACGACAGATGTCACTCCAGTTGTGGCACTGAAAGAACTTGTGGCCAGGCTGCATCGGGAACAGAACAAAATTCAAGATTTGCTCAGTTCTTTAGGATTTGCCCTGAGAAGCTTCAATAATTTGAATCAGTTTTTGGAACTGATTCCACTCATGGCTACCAGAGTTACCGATGCTGATGGTAGCGCCCTGTTTCTCTATAAACCTAATGGTCAAATCAGGTTAGAACAGTTACATTGGCAAGATAGCCAACAACGGAAAAATATTCGCAAAGCCCTAGAAAATGCCAGCAGTCAAATTACACTTTTACCCAATTCTGCGCCGCTAACCGCAACCACAGGGATTTTGGATGATCAGATGCATCGCTATTTGGGTCCAGATGTACAGATTTTTGGTACGGCGATTTTAGTTAAGCATACAGAACGGGGATGGCTTTATGTTTTAAGCCGTGATCCAGATTATAGTTGGACAGAAACTAGACAAAAATTAGTGAGGTTGGTTGCAGATCAAACAGCGGTAGCGATTGAAAATGATGAATTAGCGGTAGAACTGAGAAAAAAAGAACGCTTAGATCAAGAATTAGAAATTGGGGCAGAAATTCAACGCCGACTTTTACCGCGTCAATGTCCTAGTCTTCCTGGTGCAGTGTTGGCAGCACGTTGTAAACCGGCTAATCGTGTGGGTGGAGATTATTATGATTTTATTCCCACAAATAATAATCAGTTAAAGTCGAATAATAATAGTAGTGCTGAAGATGCTCGTTGGGCTTTGGTAATTGGCGATGTGATGGGTAAAGGTGTTCCTGCTGGTTTAATTATGACAATGTTGCGGGGAATGCTCAGAGGTGAAGTATTACATGGTAATTCTGCTGCGGGAATTCTGCAAAATTTGAATCGTGTGATGTATGCGGATTTGGAAAATTCCCACCGCTTTGTCACCATGTTTTATTCAGAATATGACCCAAAAACGCGGGTTTTATCTTATAGTAATGCTGCACATAATCCTCCTCTGTGGTGGCACGCAGCTACTAAAACCGTGAGCCGATTGGATACTTTGGGGATGCTGATTGGTTTGGATGCTAATAGTCAATATGAAGATGGGGAAGCACTATTAGAACCAGGTGACACTGTTATTTATTATACAGATGGGTTGACAGATGCGGCGGCAGCTAGTGGCGATCGCTTTGATGAAGATAATTTTGTTACTTCATTTAATGCAGCCTGTCGTTATTGCAACGGACCACAGGAAATAGTCGATTATTTGTTTGATAAAGTTCAGGAATTCATCGGTCCTGATAGGCAAAATACGGATGATATGACGTTGGTGATTTTACAAATTTGTGAATAG
- the hisS gene encoding histidine--tRNA ligase translates to MAKSDKINFSTPSGFPEFLPSEKRLEVHLLDIIRRVFESYGFTPIETPAVERLEVLQAKGNQGDNIIYGIEPILPPNRQAEKDKSGETGSEARALKFDQTVPFAAYIARHLNELTFPFARYQMDMVFRGERAKDGRFRQFRQCDIDVVARGKLSLLYDAQMPAIITEIFEAINIGDFVIRINNRKILTGFFQSVGVAENQIKACIGIIDNLEKIGEAKVKLELEKEGISSEQTEKIIEFIKIDGSRDDVLDKLKYLAVNLPEAEEFNLGVSELETVINGVRDLGVTDKRFCIDLSIARGLNYYTGTVYETTLIGHEALGSICSGGRYEELVGMFLGEKMPGVGISIGLTRLISRLLKAGILNTLSATPTQVVVVNMQEDLMPVYLKVSQQLRQAGINVVTNFEKRPLGKQFQAADKQGIRFCVIIGADEAAAEKSSLKDLKSGEQIEVALADLAEEVKRRLV, encoded by the coding sequence ATGGCAAAAAGTGACAAAATTAATTTTTCTACCCCTAGCGGTTTTCCAGAATTTCTGCCCAGCGAAAAGCGTTTAGAAGTACATCTATTAGATATAATCCGTCGCGTCTTTGAAAGCTATGGTTTTACACCTATTGAAACCCCAGCAGTAGAAAGGTTAGAAGTGCTGCAAGCTAAGGGAAATCAAGGAGATAATATAATATATGGTATTGAGCCAATTTTACCACCAAATCGCCAAGCCGAAAAAGATAAATCTGGCGAAACTGGTTCAGAAGCAAGGGCTTTAAAATTTGATCAAACTGTTCCCTTTGCGGCTTATATTGCGCGTCATTTAAATGAATTAACCTTTCCCTTTGCTCGTTATCAAATGGATATGGTTTTTCGGGGAGAACGAGCTAAAGATGGACGTTTTCGGCAGTTTCGTCAATGTGATATTGATGTTGTTGCTCGTGGTAAACTCAGTTTACTATATGATGCCCAAATGCCAGCAATTATCACCGAAATATTTGAAGCAATTAATATTGGTGATTTTGTCATTCGCATCAATAACAGAAAAATTCTCACAGGTTTCTTTCAGTCTGTAGGAGTTGCAGAAAACCAAATTAAAGCTTGTATTGGCATAATTGATAATTTGGAAAAAATTGGGGAAGCGAAAGTTAAATTAGAGTTAGAGAAAGAAGGTATTTCTTCCGAACAAACTGAAAAAATTATTGAGTTTATTAAAATTGATGGTAGCAGAGATGATGTTTTAGATAAACTCAAATACCTAGCTGTAAATTTACCAGAAGCCGAGGAATTTAATCTAGGAGTTAGTGAATTAGAAACTGTAATTAATGGAGTAAGAGATTTAGGGGTTACTGATAAACGTTTCTGTATTGATTTATCTATTGCTCGTGGTTTAAATTACTATACTGGGACTGTTTACGAAACTACTTTAATAGGACATGAAGCCTTAGGTAGTATCTGTTCTGGTGGCAGATATGAAGAATTGGTGGGGATGTTTTTGGGTGAAAAAATGCCTGGTGTAGGCATTTCCATTGGTTTAACTCGGTTAATTAGTCGATTGTTAAAAGCGGGTATTCTTAATACCTTATCTGCGACACCTACCCAAGTTGTGGTAGTGAATATGCAAGAGGATTTAATGCCTGTTTATTTAAAGGTATCACAGCAATTGCGTCAAGCCGGAATTAATGTTGTGACTAACTTTGAAAAACGTCCTTTAGGTAAACAATTTCAAGCAGCAGATAAACAAGGAATTAGATTTTGTGTGATTATTGGTGCTGATGAAGCCGCAGCAGAAAAATCATCATTGAAGGATTTGAAATCAGGTGAACAAATAGAGGTAGCTTTAGCAGATTTAGCTGAGGAAGTTAAACGGAGGCTTGTGTAA